In Trifolium pratense cultivar HEN17-A07 linkage group LG7, ARS_RC_1.1, whole genome shotgun sequence, a genomic segment contains:
- the LOC123898827 gene encoding uncharacterized protein YKR070W-like, protein MSFRLLTKAWRQQTQSINRTAFSSILSRSFSRQSQRPSFAIAFDIDGVILLGNTPVGGSPAALRKLYDAEGRLKIPYVFLTNGGGIPEAKRASELSELLGLNVSPSQVLQGHSPFRQLANRFQDKLVVAVGKGEPASVMSEYGFKNVISIDEYASCFENIDPLAPYKKWTTKLDATKNPKFDQSGPRVDVFSERVQAAFIVSDPVDWSRDIQVLCDILKTGGLPGRNVGMQPHLYFANDDLEYQTKFPSERLGMGAFRIALESIFNRSHPHSLEYTCFGKPHPSVFNNAEIVLQQLVPQHYEDFNDIDHKNAQRFQTLYMIGDNPAVDIRGARQTGHPWFSILTRTGVFKGKENHEKFPADLVVNTVEEAVDFILAKECADSL, encoded by the exons ATGAGCTTCCGTCTCTTAACCAAAGCATGGCGTCAACAGACCCAATCCATAAACCGCACCGCGTTTTCTTCCATACTTTCCCGCTCTTTTTCTCGCCAATCTCAACG ACCTTCATTCGCCATTGCTTTCGACATCGACGGCGTCATTCTCCTCGGTAATACTCCCGTCGGCGGTTCTCCGGCTGCACTGAGAAAATTATATGACGCCGAAG GTAGATTGAAAATTCCTTACGTTTTTCTCACCAATG GTGGTGGCATTCCAGAAGCTAAAAGAGCTTCTGAACTGAGTGAACTGTTGGGTTTAAATGTCTCACCTTCACAG GTTTTGCAGGGCCATTCACCATTTAGACAATTGGCCAATAG ATTTCAGGATAAACTAGTTGTTGCTGTGGGAAAAGGGGAGCCAGCTTCAGTGATGTCTGAATATGGTTTTAA AAATGTTATCTCAATTGATGAATATGCATCGTGCTTTGAAAACATTGATCCATTGGCACCTTACAAGAAATGGACAACCAAGCTGGATGCTACCAAGAATCCAAAGTTTGATCAGAGTGGGCCACGAGTTGATGTCTTCTCCGAAAGGGTTCAAGCAGCATTCATAGTTAGTGATCCTGTTGATTGGAGCAGGGACATACAG GTTCTCTGTGACATCTTGAAAACAGGAGGGCTTCCTGGAAGAAATGTTGGAATGCAACCACATTTATATTTTGCAAATGATGACCTTGAGTACCAG ACTAAATTTCCTTCTGAGCGTCTGGGCATGGGAGCTTTCAGGATTGCATTAGAATCCATTTTCAATCG CTCTCACCCTCATTCCTTGGAGTACACATGTTTTGGCAAACCACATCCATCTGTATTCAACAATGCAGAAATTGTGTTACAGCAACTTGTACCACAACACTATGAAGATTTCAATGATATAGATCATAAAAACGCTCAACGTTTTCAAACACTTTACATGATTGGAGATAATCCTGCAGTTGACATCAGAGGTGCACGACAG ACTGGCCATCCTTGGTTTTCTATTCTTACGAGAACTGGTGTTTTCAAGGGGAAggaaaatcatgaaaaatttcCAGCAGATCTG GTTGTTAACACTGTGGAAGAAGCTGTTGACTTCATCTTGGCAAAGGAATGTGCTGATTCTTTGTAG
- the LOC123898714 gene encoding serine carboxypeptidase-like isoform X2, translated as MRLSFLMLLFFLIMFISPSFSSPTCSTNNDTLLSSKLQAENLIRGLNLFPKHSMNIPKNVPHFVHGNIVEKKFTFPGFVDSGPSVEELGHHAGYYSLPHSKAARMFYFFFESRNNKDDPVVIWLTGGPGSGSEIALFYENGPFQFSKDNNLSLVWNQYGWDAASNIIFVDQPIGSGFSYTTDDSDIRYDEDGISNDLYDFLQAFLKEHPQFTKNDFYITGESYAGHYIPAFASRVHQGNKANEGIHINLKGFAIGNGNTNPEIQCKAYTDFALDNGLINKNEYEDLNKLIPPCQKAIEDCGTEGGDACRISRINCFKIFYRIMDIAGDINYDIRKKCGGGLCYDYSKMITFLNMKTVREALGVGDLEFVFLNDTVYNAMMDDAMKNLEVGIPALLEDGIKLLVYAGEYDFNCNWLGNLRWVDAMQWSGQKEFNSSPATPYLVDSEEAGTLKSHGPLAFLKVKDAGHMVPMDQPKAALQMLRDWMQGKLVRTRGGHNVSSI; from the exons atgCGTCTATCttttttaatgttgttgttcttcCTCATCATGTTTATTTCACCTTCATTCTCATCTCCAACTTGTTCCACAAACAATGATACTCTCCTTTCTTCAAAATTGCAAGCAGAAAATCTCATAAGAGGACTTAATCTTTTTCCAAAACATTCCATGAACATACCAAAGAATGTTCCTCATTTTGTTCATGGAAATATTGTAGAGAAGAAGTTCACTTTCCCTGGTTTTGTTGACTCTGGTCCTTCTGTTGAAGAACTTGGTCATCATGCAGGATATTATAGTCTTCCTCATTCCAAAGCTGCAAG aatgttctattttttctttgaatcTCGAAACAATAAAGATGATCCTGTTGTCATATGGTTAACTGGAGGTCCAGGAAGTGGCAGTGAAATTGCTTTGTTTTATGAAAATGgtccttttcaattttcaaaagatAACAACTTGTCCCTTGTTTGGAATCAATATGGATGGGACGCG gcatcaaatattatatttgtagACCAACCCATAGGATCCGGTTTCAGCTATACTACTGATGATAGTGATATTCGCTATGACGAAGATGGCATTAGCAATGATTTGTATGACTTCCTGCAG GCATTCTTAAAGGAGCACCCTCAGTTCACTAAGAATGATTTTTATATAACTGGAGAATCATATGCTGGACATTACATTCCAGCTTTTGCATCCAGAGTTCACCAAGGAAACAAGGCAAATGAAGGGATTCATATAAATCTTAAG GGATTTGCTATTGGGAATGGTAATACCAATCCTGAAATTCAATGTAAGGCATATACAGATTTTGCATTAGACAATGGACTAATTAATAAGAATGAATATGAGGATCTCAACAAGTTGATCCCACCATGTCAAAAGGCCATAGAAGATTGTG GCACTGAAGGTGGAGACGCATGCAGGATTTCAAGaattaattgttttaaaatattctaTCGGATCATGGACATCGCCGGCGACATTAAT TACGACATCAGAAAAAAATGTGGGGGAGGTCTCTGTTATGACTACTCCAAGATGATCACATTCTTGAACATGAAGACAGTAAGGGAAGCTTTAGGAGTTGGGGACTTggaatttgtttttcttaatgACACAGTGTACAATGCCATGATGGATGATGCGATGAAAAATCTAGAAGTTGGTATTCCTGCTCTTCTAGAGGATGGAATCAAGTTGCTTGTGTATGCTGGAGAATATGATTTCAATTGCAATTGGCTTG GGAATTTAAGGTGGGTTGATGCCATGCAGTGGTCAGGTCAAAAAGAATTTAATTCATCTCCTGCAACCCCTTATTTGGTTGATAGTGAAGAAGCAGGAACTCTAAAAAGTCATGGACCTCTGGCTTTCCTCAAG GTGAAAGATGCTGGCCACATGGTTCCTATGGATCAACCAAAAGCTGCACTTCAGATGTTAAGAGATTGGATGCAAGGGAAACTAGTAAGGACAAGAGGAGGACATAATGTCTCGTCTATATGA
- the LOC123897887 gene encoding xyloglucan endotransglucosylase/hydrolase protein 31-like, with translation MVSTTTMPSSLSFLVHMVPLFSLLLSFMICSSSNAQGLPSPGYYLSSKVSTINFDQGFRNLWGPQHEKLDQGSVSIWLDSNSGSGFKSHHSYKSGYFGVAVKLQPGYTAGVITSFYLSNNQDYPGNHDEIDIEFLGTTQDKPYVLQTNVYIKGSGDGKIIGREMKFHLWFDPTQDFHNYAILWKPSEIIFLVDDVPIRRYPRKSDSTFPSRPMYVYGSIWDASPWATENGKYKADYNYQPFIGKYKNFKLQCCTIDSTSSSCRPPSVSPSGYGGKLSPQQNTAMQWVQNNYLVYNYCHDPQRDHTLTPEC, from the exons ATGGTTTCTACAACTACAATGCCATCATCACTCTCATTTTTGGTCCACATGGTTCCTCTCTTTTCTCTTTTACTCTCATTCATGATTTGCAGTAGTAGTAATGCTCAAGGTTTACCTTCACCAGGGTACTACCTTAGTTCCAAAGTAAGCACTATTAACTTTGATCAAGGATTTAGAAACCTTTGGGGACCTCAGCATGAAAAACTAGACCAAGGATCAGTATCAATCTGGCTTGACTCTAACTCAG gaAGTGGATTCAAGTCGCATCACTCTTATAAATCTGGATACTTTGGTGTTGCGGTTAAGCTTCAACCGGGTTATACCGCAGGAGTCATTACATCTTTCTAT CTTTCAAACAATCAAGACTACCCAGGAAATCATGATGAAATAGACATTGAATTCCTAGGTACAACACAAGATAAGCCATATGTGTTGCAAACAAATGTGTACATCAAAGGAAGTGGAGATGGGAAGATTATAGGAAGAGAGATGAAATTTCATCTTTGGTTTGATCCAACTCAAGATTTTCACAACTATGCCATCTTGTGGAAACCCAGTGAGATCAT TTTTTTAGTGGATGATGTTCCAATAAGAAGGTATCCTAGGAAGAGTGATTCAACATTCCCTTCAAGACCAATGTATGTGTACGGTTCAATATGGGATGCATCTCCATGGGCTACAGAGAATGGAAAATACAAAGCAGATTATAATTATCAACCCTTCATTGGTaaatacaaaaatttcaaattacaATGTTGTACCATTGATTCCACCTCCTCCTCGTGTCGGCCACCTTCTGTTTCGCCTTCCGGATATGGCGGCAAGCTCAGCCCTCAACAAAATACTGCAATGCAATGGGTCCAAAATAATTACTTGGTATATAATTATTGTCACGATCCTCAGAGAGACCATACACTTACTCCAGAATGCTGA
- the LOC123898828 gene encoding enoyl-[acyl-carrier-protein] reductase, mitochondrial-like: protein MLRSLNHKTPPLLFNLNFNNLTSFHSRLKITQAFSSAVSPPSKAIIYESHGQPDAVTKLVDIPGVKVKENDVCVKMLAAPINPSDINRIQGVYPVRPEPPAVGGYEGVGEVHSVGAAVTAFSPGDWVIPSPPSFGTWQTYIVKDQNVWHKVNKGVPMEYAATITVNPLTALLMLEDCVTLNSGDAIVQNGATSMVGQCVIQLAKSRGIHNINIIRDRPGVDEVKERLKDLGADEVFTESELEVKNVKSLLGGIPEPALGFNCVGGNSASLVLKFLRQGGTMVTYGGMSKKPVTVSTSAFIFKELSLRGFWLQNWLSTDKAQEGREMIDRLLGLVHEGKLKYKMELTPFTDFNTALDKALGKLGSQPKQVIKF from the exons ATGTTGCGATCACTGAATCACAAAACCCCTCCATTACTCTTCAACTTAAATTTCAACAACTTAACCTCATTTCATAGTAGACTCAAAATCACACAAGCATTCTCCTCCGCCGTGTCACCGCCGTCAAAAGCAATCATATACGAGTCACACGGCCAACCCGACGCGGTGACGAAATTGGTGGACATTCCAGGTGTGAAAGTGAAAGAGAATGACGTATGCGTCAAGATGCTGGCAGCTCCAATAAACCCTTCCGATATCAATAGGATACAAGGTGTATATCCCGTCAGACCAGAACCACCAGCTGTTGGTGGTTATGAAGGTGTTGGAGAGGTTCACTCTGTTGGCGCCGCCGTAACTGCTTTCTCTCCCGGTGATTGGGTTATTCCTTCTCCACCTTCTTTTG GAACGTGGCAGACGTACATCGTGAAGGATCAGAATGTGTGGCACAAAGTAAACAAGGGTGTGCCTATGGAATATGCTGCTACAATTACTGTTAATCCTCTCACTGCTCTTCTCATGCTCGAAGACTGCGTTACTTTGAACTCAG GAGATGCTATTGTGCAAAATGGTGCTACCAGCATGGTTGGCCAGTGTGTCATTCAGCTTGCAAAATCTCGTGGCATTCACAACATTAATATTATACGGGACAG GCCTGGGGTTGACGAAGTAAAAGAAAGACTTAAGGATTTGGGCGCTGATGAAGTTTTCACGGAAAGTGAATTGGAAGTGAAGAATGTCAAGAGTCTCCTG GGAGGTATACCTGAACCTGCACTGGGATTTAACTGCGTTGGTGGCAATTCTGCTTCTCTGGTTCTCAAATTTTTAAG ACAGGGAGGAACTATGGTGACATATGGTGGAATGTCTAAAAAACCTGTCACTGTATCAACTTCAGCCTTCATATTTAAG GAACTTTCCTTGAGAGGTTTCTGGTTGCAGAATTGGTTGAGCACAGATAAAGCTCAAGAGGGCAGGGAAATGATAGACAGGCTTTTGGGTCTTGTACATGAAGGGAAGTTAAAATACAA GATGGAATTGACTCCCTTTACCGATTTCAACACAGCATTGGACAAAGCTCTAGGAAAACTTGGGAGCCAACCAAAGCAAGTGATCAAATTCTAA
- the LOC123898714 gene encoding serine carboxypeptidase-like isoform X1 encodes MRLSFLMLLFFLIMFISPSFSSPTCSTNNDTLLSSKLQAENLIRGLNLFPKHSMNIPKNVPHFVHGNIVEKKFTFPGFVDSGPSVEELGHHAGYYSLPHSKAARMFYFFFESRNNKDDPVVIWLTGGPGSGSEIALFYENGPFQFSKDNNLSLVWNQYGWDAASNIIFVDQPIGSGFSYTTDDSDIRYDEDGISNDLYDFLQAFLKEHPQFTKNDFYITGESYAGHYIPAFASRVHQGNKANEGIHINLKGFAIGNGNTNPEIQCKAYTDFALDNGLINKNEYEDLNKLIPPCQKAIEDCGTEGGDACRISRINCFKIFYRIMDIAGDINQYDIRKKCGGGLCYDYSKMITFLNMKTVREALGVGDLEFVFLNDTVYNAMMDDAMKNLEVGIPALLEDGIKLLVYAGEYDFNCNWLGNLRWVDAMQWSGQKEFNSSPATPYLVDSEEAGTLKSHGPLAFLKVKDAGHMVPMDQPKAALQMLRDWMQGKLVRTRGGHNVSSI; translated from the exons atgCGTCTATCttttttaatgttgttgttcttcCTCATCATGTTTATTTCACCTTCATTCTCATCTCCAACTTGTTCCACAAACAATGATACTCTCCTTTCTTCAAAATTGCAAGCAGAAAATCTCATAAGAGGACTTAATCTTTTTCCAAAACATTCCATGAACATACCAAAGAATGTTCCTCATTTTGTTCATGGAAATATTGTAGAGAAGAAGTTCACTTTCCCTGGTTTTGTTGACTCTGGTCCTTCTGTTGAAGAACTTGGTCATCATGCAGGATATTATAGTCTTCCTCATTCCAAAGCTGCAAG aatgttctattttttctttgaatcTCGAAACAATAAAGATGATCCTGTTGTCATATGGTTAACTGGAGGTCCAGGAAGTGGCAGTGAAATTGCTTTGTTTTATGAAAATGgtccttttcaattttcaaaagatAACAACTTGTCCCTTGTTTGGAATCAATATGGATGGGACGCG gcatcaaatattatatttgtagACCAACCCATAGGATCCGGTTTCAGCTATACTACTGATGATAGTGATATTCGCTATGACGAAGATGGCATTAGCAATGATTTGTATGACTTCCTGCAG GCATTCTTAAAGGAGCACCCTCAGTTCACTAAGAATGATTTTTATATAACTGGAGAATCATATGCTGGACATTACATTCCAGCTTTTGCATCCAGAGTTCACCAAGGAAACAAGGCAAATGAAGGGATTCATATAAATCTTAAG GGATTTGCTATTGGGAATGGTAATACCAATCCTGAAATTCAATGTAAGGCATATACAGATTTTGCATTAGACAATGGACTAATTAATAAGAATGAATATGAGGATCTCAACAAGTTGATCCCACCATGTCAAAAGGCCATAGAAGATTGTG GCACTGAAGGTGGAGACGCATGCAGGATTTCAAGaattaattgttttaaaatattctaTCGGATCATGGACATCGCCGGCGACATTAAT CAGTACGACATCAGAAAAAAATGTGGGGGAGGTCTCTGTTATGACTACTCCAAGATGATCACATTCTTGAACATGAAGACAGTAAGGGAAGCTTTAGGAGTTGGGGACTTggaatttgtttttcttaatgACACAGTGTACAATGCCATGATGGATGATGCGATGAAAAATCTAGAAGTTGGTATTCCTGCTCTTCTAGAGGATGGAATCAAGTTGCTTGTGTATGCTGGAGAATATGATTTCAATTGCAATTGGCTTG GGAATTTAAGGTGGGTTGATGCCATGCAGTGGTCAGGTCAAAAAGAATTTAATTCATCTCCTGCAACCCCTTATTTGGTTGATAGTGAAGAAGCAGGAACTCTAAAAAGTCATGGACCTCTGGCTTTCCTCAAG GTGAAAGATGCTGGCCACATGGTTCCTATGGATCAACCAAAAGCTGCACTTCAGATGTTAAGAGATTGGATGCAAGGGAAACTAGTAAGGACAAGAGGAGGACATAATGTCTCGTCTATATGA